In Alloyangia pacifica, the following proteins share a genomic window:
- a CDS encoding calcium-binding protein yields MVGRFLRAALLAAGWPLAALAQEGGSPEREVYVFGNSLVHFLGQEAHSNTPYWLAQLAQADGARLSLDGQWGFLRDFSDNLPPEPNWTIPGVSNHWDPGRGAFGDAGFDAVLITPANFLQYQVSDAPYPGNNPSGTSPMDAILTVADWVEGHAPGTPLWIYEGWPDMASVAGDYPPSARGMRRYHDYTLGAYGVWYDDLLDKLRAARPGQPVQLIPVARVLSELLEEGGPLQDVPAQALYVDDAPHGTPSLYFLAAMVTYSALFGAPPPEGYAPPPEIDREIAAVYPQIAAHVWQVVSEGLPEKAAAVAPPGKAPEQGAAEPAADTSLPPRPRLALPDAGARPEGAPALAMGLNGLSDWSTQHPFVDLMKSSRPWIGHLPGQWGGVEIDALRALGVLDENGWPLRIPEGVERLEALLLTDQPEAAQHLRGTYVVIWQGKGDLQLTGRASRVRMDEGRALFDYAPGEGSVGISISAIDPEDPIRDIHVVREDQVALFEAGALFNPHWLARIHDLRSLRFMDWMMTNGSPAQRWDDRPRLSDATWTAWGVPPEVMIDLANEVGADPWFALPHMADDDYVRRFAELAKARLDPGLKAYVEYSNEVWNFIFPQAQWATQQAEARWGSSETGWIQFYALRAAQVMDIWSEVYGAEAGARLVRVISTHTGWPGLEEQILTAPLAYLALGRAPQESFDAYAVAGYFGYELGGEEMAGQMDDWLSRAEMQAQEDGEAQGLRRVALREYVKEHRFDAAMLPVALALQEGSLAELTGEILPYHAEVADKAGLRLVMYEGGTHVAAQAERLQDERLTAFFEQFNYSPEMAKLYEQLLTGWIAADGTLFNAFVDVAPASQWGSWGALRHLDDANPRWDMLMSYNAAAPTDWEERPAGTFDDGLRLRGAHGGATLEGSARPDVLLGGAGDDLLIGKGGDDHLNGGGGEDRALLPGAQGEYTFTHDTAGRLLAAGPGGRVTLYAVELLGFEDTPEAELPTAGL; encoded by the coding sequence ATGGTCGGGCGTTTTCTGAGGGCAGCATTGCTGGCTGCCGGCTGGCCCCTTGCAGCGCTGGCGCAGGAGGGCGGCAGCCCCGAGCGCGAGGTCTATGTCTTCGGCAACTCGCTGGTGCATTTCCTCGGGCAGGAGGCGCATAGCAACACGCCCTACTGGCTCGCGCAGCTGGCGCAGGCAGATGGCGCGCGGCTGTCGCTCGACGGGCAATGGGGCTTCCTGCGCGACTTTTCCGACAACCTTCCACCCGAACCGAACTGGACAATCCCCGGGGTGAGCAACCATTGGGACCCGGGGCGCGGCGCTTTCGGCGATGCGGGCTTCGACGCGGTGCTGATCACCCCGGCGAACTTCCTGCAGTACCAGGTCTCGGACGCGCCCTATCCGGGCAACAACCCATCGGGCACCAGCCCGATGGATGCGATTCTCACTGTTGCCGACTGGGTCGAGGGGCACGCCCCCGGCACGCCGCTCTGGATTTACGAGGGCTGGCCCGACATGGCCTCGGTCGCCGGGGACTATCCGCCCTCGGCGCGGGGGATGCGGCGCTACCACGATTACACGCTCGGCGCCTATGGGGTCTGGTACGATGACCTGCTGGACAAGCTGCGCGCGGCGCGTCCCGGCCAGCCGGTGCAGCTCATTCCGGTGGCGCGGGTGCTGTCGGAGCTGCTCGAGGAGGGCGGGCCGCTGCAGGATGTGCCTGCGCAGGCGCTCTACGTTGACGATGCGCCGCATGGCACGCCCTCGCTTTACTTCCTTGCCGCCATGGTGACCTACAGCGCGCTTTTCGGCGCGCCGCCCCCCGAGGGCTATGCGCCGCCGCCCGAGATCGACCGAGAGATCGCCGCCGTCTACCCACAGATCGCCGCGCATGTCTGGCAGGTGGTCTCCGAGGGTCTGCCCGAGAAGGCCGCGGCGGTGGCGCCTCCGGGAAAAGCGCCCGAACAGGGTGCCGCTGAGCCGGCCGCAGACACGTCGCTGCCGCCGCGCCCACGGCTTGCACTGCCCGACGCCGGGGCCCGCCCCGAGGGTGCCCCGGCCTTGGCCATGGGGCTCAACGGCCTGTCGGACTGGTCCACCCAGCATCCCTTTGTCGACCTGATGAAATCCTCGCGGCCTTGGATTGGCCACTTGCCGGGGCAGTGGGGCGGGGTGGAGATAGACGCGCTCCGCGCCCTTGGTGTGTTGGACGAGAATGGGTGGCCGCTGCGCATCCCCGAGGGGGTCGAGCGGCTGGAAGCCCTGCTGCTCACCGATCAGCCCGAGGCCGCGCAGCACCTGCGCGGCACCTACGTGGTGATCTGGCAAGGCAAGGGCGATCTGCAGCTCACCGGCCGCGCCAGCCGCGTGCGCATGGATGAGGGTCGTGCGCTCTTCGACTACGCGCCGGGCGAGGGCTCGGTGGGCATCTCGATCTCGGCCATCGATCCCGAGGACCCGATCCGCGACATCCATGTGGTGCGCGAGGATCAGGTGGCGCTCTTCGAAGCCGGGGCGCTGTTCAATCCGCACTGGTTGGCGCGCATCCACGACCTGCGCAGCCTACGCTTCATGGACTGGATGATGACCAATGGCTCCCCGGCGCAGCGCTGGGATGACCGCCCCCGCTTGAGCGATGCCACCTGGACCGCCTGGGGCGTGCCGCCCGAGGTGATGATCGACCTTGCCAACGAGGTCGGCGCCGATCCGTGGTTCGCCTTGCCGCATATGGCCGATGACGACTACGTCCGCCGCTTCGCCGAGCTGGCGAAGGCGCGGCTCGATCCGGGGCTCAAGGCCTATGTCGAATATTCCAACGAGGTCTGGAATTTCATCTTCCCGCAGGCGCAATGGGCGACCCAGCAGGCCGAGGCGCGCTGGGGCAGCTCGGAGACGGGCTGGATCCAGTTCTACGCGCTGCGCGCCGCGCAGGTGATGGACATCTGGAGCGAGGTTTACGGCGCAGAGGCCGGCGCGCGGCTTGTCCGGGTGATCTCGACCCACACCGGCTGGCCGGGTCTCGAGGAGCAGATCCTCACGGCGCCGCTGGCCTATCTCGCGCTCGGGCGCGCGCCGCAGGAGAGCTTCGACGCCTACGCCGTCGCGGGCTACTTCGGCTACGAGCTCGGGGGCGAGGAGATGGCGGGGCAGATGGACGACTGGCTCTCGCGCGCCGAGATGCAGGCGCAGGAGGACGGCGAGGCGCAGGGGCTGCGCCGCGTTGCCCTGCGCGAATACGTGAAGGAACATCGTTTTGATGCCGCGATGCTGCCGGTGGCGCTCGCGCTGCAGGAGGGCTCGCTGGCGGAGCTGACCGGCGAGATCCTGCCCTATCACGCCGAGGTTGCCGACAAGGCCGGGCTGCGGCTGGTGATGTACGAGGGCGGCACGCATGTGGCGGCGCAGGCGGAGCGGCTGCAGGACGAGAGGCTCACCGCATTTTTCGAGCAGTTCAACTACAGCCCCGAGATGGCCAAGCTCTACGAGCAGCTGCTGACTGGCTGGATCGCGGCGGATGGCACGCTCTTCAATGCCTTCGTCGACGTCGCCCCTGCCTCGCAATGGGGCAGCTGGGGGGCGCTGCGGCATCTCGATGATGCAAACCCGCGCTGGGACATGCTGATGAGCTACAACGCCGCGGCGCCCACCGATTGGGAAGAGCGCCCCGCGGGCACCTTCGACGACGGGCTGCGCCTGCGCGGCGCGCATGGGGGCGCGACGCTGGAGGGCAGCGCGCGGCCCGATGTGTTGCTTGGCGGGGCCGGGGACGATCTGCTGATCGGCAAGGGCGGCGACGATCACCTCAACGGGGGCGGTGGCGAGGATCGGGCGCTGTTGCCGGGCGCGCAGGGGGAGTACACCTTCACGCACGATACGGCAGGGCGGCTGCTGGCGGCGGGGCCGGGCGGGCGGGTCACGCTCTACGCCGTCGAACTTCTGGGCTTCGAGGACACGCCCGAGGCGGAACTCCCCACCGCCGGCCTCTGA
- a CDS encoding 2-isopropylmalate synthase — MTDQAKDRVYIFDTTLRDGEQSPGATMTHDEKLEIAELLDEMGVDIIEAGFPIASEGDFRAVSEIAERSKHAVICGLARAQLNDIDRCWEAVKHANRPRIHTFIGTSPLHRAIPNLTMDEMAERIHQTVTHARNLCDNVQWSPMDATRTEHDYLCRVVEIAIKAGATTINIPDTVGYTAPVESAELIRMLIEKVPGADEIIFATHCHNDLGMATANSLAAVEAGARQIECTINGLGERAGNTALEEVVMALKVRGDIMPFETKIDTRKIMHISRRVATVSGFPVQFNKAIVGKNAFAHESGIHQDGMLKNKETFEIMRPEDVGLAGTSLPLGKHSGRAALRAKLKDLGVDVGDNQLKDIFVRFKDLADRKKEVFDEDILALVTAAMTDGADHLEIVSLKVVCGTGGPAEATLEMEVGGEEKSCVMEGDGPVDATFKAVRALYPNEARLQLYQVNAVTEGTDAQATVSVRLEEDGKIATGQSADTDTVYASAKAYVNALNRLHVRRSKTGTDQKEISYKEFG; from the coding sequence ATGACAGACCAAGCCAAAGACCGCGTGTACATCTTCGACACGACCCTCCGTGACGGCGAGCAGTCGCCCGGCGCGACCATGACCCACGACGAGAAGCTCGAGATCGCCGAGCTGCTCGACGAGATGGGGGTCGACATCATCGAAGCGGGCTTCCCGATCGCCTCCGAGGGCGACTTCCGCGCCGTCTCGGAGATCGCCGAGCGCTCGAAGCACGCGGTGATCTGCGGCCTTGCCCGCGCGCAGCTCAACGACATCGACCGCTGCTGGGAGGCGGTGAAACACGCCAACCGCCCGCGCATCCACACCTTCATCGGCACCTCGCCGCTGCACCGCGCCATCCCCAACCTCACCATGGACGAGATGGCCGAGCGCATTCATCAGACGGTGACCCACGCCCGCAACCTCTGCGACAACGTGCAATGGTCGCCCATGGATGCGACCCGGACCGAGCATGACTATCTGTGCCGCGTGGTCGAGATCGCCATCAAGGCGGGCGCCACCACGATCAACATCCCCGACACCGTGGGCTACACCGCGCCGGTGGAATCGGCCGAGCTGATCCGCATGCTCATCGAGAAGGTGCCGGGCGCCGACGAGATCATCTTCGCGACCCACTGCCACAATGACCTCGGCATGGCGACGGCCAACAGCCTCGCCGCCGTCGAGGCCGGCGCGCGGCAGATCGAATGCACCATCAACGGCCTTGGCGAGCGGGCGGGCAACACCGCGCTCGAAGAGGTGGTCATGGCGCTCAAGGTGCGCGGCGACATCATGCCGTTCGAGACCAAGATCGACACCCGCAAGATCATGCACATCTCGCGCCGCGTCGCGACGGTCTCGGGCTTCCCGGTGCAGTTCAACAAGGCGATCGTCGGCAAGAACGCCTTTGCCCACGAGTCGGGCATCCACCAGGACGGCATGCTCAAGAACAAGGAAACCTTCGAGATCATGCGCCCCGAGGACGTGGGTCTCGCGGGCACCTCGCTGCCGCTCGGCAAGCACTCGGGCCGCGCCGCGCTCCGCGCCAAGCTCAAGGACCTCGGCGTCGACGTTGGTGACAACCAGCTCAAGGACATCTTCGTGCGGTTCAAGGACCTTGCCGACCGCAAGAAGGAGGTCTTCGACGAGGACATCCTCGCGCTCGTGACGGCGGCGATGACCGATGGCGCCGATCACCTCGAGATCGTCTCGCTCAAGGTCGTCTGCGGCACCGGCGGCCCGGCCGAGGCGACGCTCGAGATGGAAGTGGGCGGCGAAGAGAAGTCCTGTGTGATGGAAGGCGACGGCCCGGTTGACGCCACCTTCAAGGCAGTGCGGGCGCTCTATCCCAACGAGGCGCGGCTGCAGCTCTACCAGGTGAACGCGGTGACCGAGGGCACCGATGCGCAGGCAACCGTCTCGGTGCGCCTCGAAGAGGACGGCAAGATCGCCACGGGTCAGTCGGCGGATACCGATACGGTCTATGCGTCTGCCAAGGCCTATGTGAACGCGCTCAACCGACTGCACGTGCGCCGCAGCAAGACCGGCACCGACCAGAAGGAAATCAGCTACAAGGAATTTGGCTGA
- the rfbD gene encoding dTDP-4-dehydrorhamnose reductase: MRILMFGSTGQVAREIERRAPVVSLSRQDVDLTDPADCAEAVRAEAPDVVINAAAYTAVDQAESDEITAARVNGEAPGAMAQACADLGIPFIHISTDYVFDGTGDQPFVPDAPTAPLGAYGRTKLAGEEAVRAAGGPHAIIRTSWVVSAHGKNFVKTMLKLGAERDRLTIVADQIGGPTPAADIAELCLAAASQLIEAPEKSGTYHLSGAPDVSWADFAREIFAQSGISCEVVDIPTSEFPTPAKRPANSRLDNSATEAAFGLPRPDWRVGLAAILAELQAQEG; this comes from the coding sequence ATGCGAATTCTGATGTTCGGATCGACGGGGCAAGTCGCGCGCGAGATCGAGCGCCGCGCCCCCGTCGTCTCACTGTCCCGCCAGGACGTCGACCTTACCGACCCGGCCGATTGCGCCGAAGCGGTGCGGGCCGAGGCCCCCGACGTGGTGATCAACGCCGCCGCCTATACCGCCGTCGACCAGGCAGAGAGCGACGAGATCACCGCCGCGCGGGTCAACGGCGAGGCGCCGGGCGCCATGGCGCAGGCCTGCGCGGACCTCGGCATCCCCTTCATCCACATCTCGACCGATTACGTTTTCGACGGCACCGGCGATCAGCCGTTTGTGCCGGATGCGCCCACCGCGCCGCTCGGCGCCTATGGCCGCACCAAGCTGGCGGGCGAGGAGGCGGTGCGCGCCGCGGGCGGTCCGCATGCGATCATCCGCACCAGCTGGGTGGTTTCGGCCCACGGCAAGAACTTCGTGAAGACCATGCTGAAGCTCGGCGCCGAACGCGACAGGCTGACCATCGTCGCCGACCAGATCGGCGGGCCGACCCCGGCGGCGGACATCGCCGAGCTTTGCCTCGCCGCCGCGAGCCAGCTCATCGAGGCGCCGGAGAAGTCGGGCACCTACCACCTCTCGGGCGCCCCCGACGTGAGCTGGGCCGACTTCGCCCGCGAGATCTTCGCCCAGTCGGGGATCTCCTGCGAGGTGGTCGATATCCCGACCTCCGAGTTCCCGACCCCGGCGAAGCGCCCGGCCAATTCGCGCCTCGACAACAGCGCGACCGAGGCCGCCTTCGGCCTGCCGCGTCCGGACTGGCGGGTGGGTCTGGCAGCGATCCTTGCGGAGCTTCAGGCCCAGGAGGGCTGA
- a CDS encoding GNAT family N-acetyltransferase, whose product MQITRRIATPSDAPPLAELRAEAMRPSLEALGRYDPLRVRRRFLDSFDPAETVVLLQGDQLAGFFVLRRRTEEHYLDHLYLAAQARGLGLGRRVITELQDDARAAGVPIRLMALKGSPANRFYRACGFEAVGEEPFDVLYRWQP is encoded by the coding sequence ATGCAGATCACGCGCCGTATCGCCACGCCTTCGGACGCGCCGCCGCTCGCCGAGCTGCGGGCCGAGGCGATGCGCCCGAGCCTCGAGGCGCTGGGGCGCTACGACCCGCTGCGCGTGCGGCGGCGGTTCCTCGACAGCTTCGATCCGGCGGAGACGGTGGTTCTGCTGCAGGGCGATCAGCTTGCCGGCTTTTTCGTCCTGCGCCGGCGGACGGAAGAGCACTATCTCGACCATCTCTACCTTGCCGCGCAAGCGCGCGGCCTCGGGCTTGGCCGCAGGGTCATCACGGAGTTGCAGGACGACGCGCGGGCGGCGGGCGTGCCGATCCGGCTCATGGCGCTCAAGGGCAGCCCGGCGAACCGCTTCTACCGCGCCTGCGGTTTCGAGGCCGTGGGCGAAGAACCTTTTGACGTGCTCTACCGCTGGCAGCCCTGA
- a CDS encoding KpsF/GutQ family sugar-phosphate isomerase: MSETPSDIARRVLATETEALVRLSDELPAEFDAVVSLLLNIRGRVIVSGMGKSGHVAAKIAATLASTGTPAQFVHPGEASHGDLGMITSADAVILISNSGETRELADMIGYCARFSIPMIAITKRAESTLATASDHILLLPDAPEACAIGMAPTTSTTLCMALGDALAVALMSNRGFGRDSYAHFHPGGSLGAALLRVSAVMHKGDELPVVSPTTPMSEALVVMSQKGFGVAAVVTEGRVAGIITDGDLRRNMEGLLERRAGEVATPGPLVTQPDTLLTEALGVLNAKKRTVLLVVDEAERLVGLLHIHDALRAGVA, encoded by the coding sequence ATGTCCGAAACCCCTTCCGACATCGCCCGCAGGGTGCTGGCCACCGAGACCGAGGCGCTGGTCCGGCTCTCCGACGAACTGCCCGCGGAGTTCGACGCCGTGGTCTCTCTGTTGCTGAACATCCGCGGCCGGGTCATCGTCTCCGGCATGGGAAAGTCCGGCCATGTCGCCGCGAAAATCGCCGCCACGCTGGCCTCGACCGGCACCCCGGCGCAATTCGTCCACCCCGGCGAGGCCAGCCATGGCGATCTTGGCATGATCACCTCGGCGGATGCGGTGATCCTGATCTCCAATTCCGGCGAGACCCGTGAGCTGGCTGACATGATCGGCTACTGCGCGCGCTTCTCGATTCCGATGATCGCCATCACCAAGCGCGCAGAGAGCACGCTGGCGACCGCCTCCGATCACATCCTGCTGCTGCCCGACGCCCCCGAGGCCTGCGCCATCGGCATGGCGCCCACCACGTCGACGACGCTGTGCATGGCGCTCGGCGACGCGCTGGCCGTGGCGCTGATGAGCAACCGCGGCTTCGGCCGCGACAGCTATGCACATTTCCACCCCGGCGGCTCGCTCGGCGCGGCACTGCTGCGGGTCTCGGCGGTGATGCACAAGGGCGACGAGCTGCCCGTCGTCAGCCCGACCACCCCGATGAGCGAGGCGCTGGTGGTCATGTCGCAGAAAGGCTTCGGCGTCGCGGCGGTGGTCACCGAGGGCCGCGTCGCGGGCATCATCACCGACGGCGACCTGCGCCGCAACATGGAGGGGCTGCTCGAGCGCCGCGCGGGCGAGGTTGCCACGCCCGGCCCGCTGGTCACCCAACCCGACACCCTGCTTACGGAGGCACTCGGCGTGCTCAACGCGAAGAAACGGACCGTCCTTCTGGTGGTCGACGAGGCCGAGCGCCTCGTCGGGCTGCTGCACATCCACGACGCGCTGCGGGCAGGTGTGGCATGA
- the kdsA gene encoding 3-deoxy-8-phosphooctulonate synthase has translation MKPVAVKSVTFANDAPLALIAGPCQLESLEHARMLAEKIAAAAEAARTPWVFKGSFDKANRSSLSGKRGIGMEAGLSILSQIGAEFGVPVLTDIHTAEQCSAVAQAVDILQIPAFLSRQTDLLLAAGETGAAINVKKGQFLAPWDMANVADKIASTGNERLLLCERGASFGYNMLVSDMRALPIMAETGYPVVFDATHSVQLPGGQGTSSGGQRQYVPTLARAAVAVGCAAVFIETHEDPDNAPSDGPNMVPVDRLGALLTTLRALDEVAKGA, from the coding sequence ATGAAACCCGTCGCCGTCAAATCCGTCACCTTCGCCAATGACGCGCCGCTGGCGCTGATCGCCGGGCCGTGCCAGCTGGAAAGCCTCGAGCATGCGCGCATGCTGGCCGAAAAGATCGCCGCCGCCGCCGAGGCCGCGCGCACCCCGTGGGTGTTCAAGGGCAGCTTCGACAAGGCCAACCGCTCCTCGCTCTCGGGCAAGCGCGGCATCGGCATGGAGGCGGGGCTGTCGATCCTGTCGCAGATCGGCGCCGAGTTCGGCGTGCCGGTGCTCACCGACATCCACACCGCCGAGCAATGCAGCGCGGTGGCGCAGGCCGTGGACATCCTGCAGATCCCCGCGTTTCTGTCGCGCCAGACCGACCTCTTGCTGGCGGCGGGCGAGACCGGTGCGGCGATCAACGTGAAAAAGGGCCAGTTCCTGGCACCTTGGGACATGGCAAACGTGGCGGACAAGATCGCCAGCACCGGCAACGAGCGGCTGCTGCTGTGCGAGCGCGGCGCGAGCTTCGGCTACAACATGCTGGTCTCGGACATGCGCGCGCTGCCGATCATGGCGGAAACCGGCTACCCGGTGGTCTTCGATGCCACCCATTCGGTGCAGCTGCCGGGCGGACAGGGGACGTCGTCGGGAGGCCAGCGGCAATACGTGCCGACGCTGGCCCGCGCCGCCGTGGCCGTGGGCTGCGCGGCGGTCTTCATCGAAACCCACGAGGATCCGGACAACGCCCCCTCGGACGGGCCGAACATGGTGCCCGTGGACCGGCTCGGCGCGCTGCTGACGACGCTGCGCGCGCTCGACGAGGTGGCAAAAGGGGCGTAA
- a CDS encoding LrgB family protein, whose translation MTDPLLIWSYLESGPLLWLTATLVAYWIGDRIFRLSHGKPWFNPVLLSVIALGALLLATGTPYETYFEGAQFVHFMLGPATVSLALPLHANLRRVRKAALPMALALLAGSLTAVVSALGLAWMLGADFGLLASLAPKSATAPVAIGISEKLGGDPSMTAVLVLLTGMIGAIAVTPMLNALGLRDWRGRGFATGVAAHGVGTARALQVHPTAGAFAGIGMGMNAVLTGLIAPLVLQLFR comes from the coding sequence ATGACCGACCCGCTGCTGATCTGGTCCTATCTCGAGAGCGGACCGCTTCTCTGGCTCACCGCCACCCTGGTCGCCTATTGGATCGGCGACCGCATCTTCCGTCTTTCGCATGGCAAGCCCTGGTTCAACCCGGTGCTGCTGTCGGTGATCGCACTGGGGGCGCTGCTGCTGGCGACGGGCACGCCCTATGAGACCTATTTCGAGGGCGCGCAGTTCGTTCACTTCATGCTCGGCCCGGCGACGGTCTCGCTGGCGCTGCCGCTGCATGCCAACCTGCGCCGCGTGCGCAAGGCGGCGCTGCCCATGGCGCTGGCGCTGCTGGCAGGCTCGCTGACCGCCGTGGTCTCGGCGCTGGGGCTGGCTTGGATGCTGGGGGCCGACTTCGGGCTGCTGGCTTCGCTGGCACCAAAGTCGGCGACTGCGCCGGTGGCAATCGGCATCTCGGAAAAGCTCGGCGGCGATCCGTCGATGACCGCCGTGCTGGTGCTGTTGACCGGGATGATCGGGGCGATCGCCGTGACGCCGATGCTGAACGCGCTGGGGCTGCGCGACTGGCGCGGGCGGGGCTTTGCCACCGGGGTTGCCGCGCATGGCGTCGGCACCGCGCGGGCGCTGCAGGTGCATCCGACAGCCGGGGCCTTTGCCGGGATTGGCATGGGGATGAACGCGGTGCTGACCGGGCTCATCGCGCCGCTTGTGCTGCAGCTCTTCCGCTAG
- a CDS encoding 3-deoxy-manno-octulosonate cytidylyltransferase, translated as MSAVIFIPARYASSRYPGKPLVELAGATGEKKSLIQRAWEAALTVEGVSAVYVLTDDDRIAEAARGFGAEVLMTSSEARNGTERCAEGVAQLDGAPEIVINLQGDAPLTPPWFIEALIAAMQDRSVEMATPVLKTDPETLANFVTDRHAGRVGGTTAVMRHDGTALYFSKEVLPYVGNLETPPEVWHHVGVYGYRPDALRRYAAWNEGPLERAEGLEQLRFLENGTPVTCVPVEARGRVFWELNNPVDVARIEAVLKKEGIA; from the coding sequence ATGAGCGCGGTCATTTTCATCCCCGCTCGCTACGCCTCGTCGCGCTACCCGGGCAAGCCGCTGGTCGAGCTCGCCGGTGCCACCGGCGAGAAGAAAAGCCTGATTCAGCGCGCCTGGGAGGCCGCCCTGACCGTCGAGGGCGTCTCGGCGGTTTACGTGCTGACCGATGACGACCGCATCGCCGAGGCGGCCCGCGGCTTCGGCGCCGAGGTGCTGATGACCTCCTCCGAGGCCCGCAACGGCACCGAGCGCTGTGCCGAGGGGGTGGCGCAGTTGGACGGCGCGCCGGAGATTGTCATCAACCTGCAGGGCGACGCACCGCTGACCCCGCCGTGGTTCATCGAGGCGCTGATCGCAGCGATGCAGGATCGGTCGGTCGAGATGGCCACCCCGGTGCTGAAGACCGACCCGGAGACCTTGGCCAACTTCGTCACCGACCGCCACGCCGGCCGCGTCGGCGGCACCACCGCGGTGATGCGCCACGACGGCACCGCGCTCTACTTCTCGAAAGAGGTGCTGCCCTACGTCGGCAACCTCGAAACCCCGCCCGAGGTCTGGCACCATGTCGGCGTCTACGGCTACCGCCCCGACGCGCTGCGCCGCTACGCCGCCTGGAACGAGGGCCCGCTGGAGCGCGCCGAGGGGCTCGAGCAACTGCGCTTTCTCGAGAACGGAACGCCGGTCACCTGCGTGCCCGTCGAGGCGCGGGGCCGGGTGTTCTGGGAGCTCAACAACCCCGTCGACGTGGCCCGTATCGAGGCCGTTCTGAAGAAGGAAGGCATCGCATGA
- a CDS encoding SH3 domain-containing protein: MVRTSVLAGLLAALLCGTAAQAAEERGPVTNLPLPRYVSLKTNEGNARRGPSLTHRIDWVYTRRDMPLEIIAEYGHWRRVRDKDGMGGWIHYALLSGVRTVLVEQDMLELHLRPDPDAPVEAKLAVGVIAHLEHCEKDWCELSAGGYDGWAPKSAVWGVKADEILE, encoded by the coding sequence ATGGTCAGGACTTCTGTGTTGGCGGGGCTGCTTGCCGCCCTGCTCTGCGGCACGGCCGCGCAGGCGGCCGAAGAGCGCGGGCCGGTCACCAACCTGCCGTTGCCGCGCTACGTGTCGCTGAAGACCAACGAGGGCAACGCCCGGCGCGGCCCCTCGCTCACCCACCGCATCGACTGGGTCTATACCCGGCGGGACATGCCGCTCGAGATCATCGCCGAATATGGCCATTGGCGCCGGGTGCGCGACAAGGACGGCATGGGCGGCTGGATCCATTACGCGCTGCTGTCGGGGGTGCGCACGGTGCTTGTCGAGCAGGACATGCTCGAGCTGCACCTGCGCCCCGATCCGGACGCCCCGGTCGAGGCCAAGCTGGCGGTCGGGGTGATCGCCCATCTCGAGCATTGCGAGAAGGACTGGTGCGAACTGTCCGCCGGCGGCTACGACGGTTGGGCACCGAAATCCGCGGTTTGGGGCGTCAAGGCGGACGAGATTCTCGAATAG
- a CDS encoding 2-hydroxyacid dehydrogenase, translating into MPQKRLTVVVTRRLPEVVETRLSELFNVKLRTDDLAMTRAELTEAMAEADVLVPTLTDQIDAGLIAQAGPRLKLIANYGAGVDHIDVETARARGIMVSNTPGVMTDDTADMVMGLMLAVMRRMQEGLATMQEGNWAGWAPTAFLGTRLGGKRLGILGMGRIGQAVARRASAFGMQIHYHNRRRLREETEEALEATYWESLDQMVARMDVVSVNCPHTPSTFHLLNARRLRLMKPSAVLINTSRGEVIDESALTRMLKAGELGGAGLDVYQHKIKGNPELVNMPNVAMLPHMGSATLEGRIEMGEKVIINVKTFADGHRPPDQVVPAML; encoded by the coding sequence ATGCCGCAGAAACGCCTGACTGTTGTCGTGACGCGACGTTTGCCGGAGGTGGTGGAAACCCGCCTGAGCGAGCTTTTCAACGTCAAACTGCGCACCGACGACCTCGCGATGACTCGCGCGGAATTGACCGAGGCAATGGCCGAGGCCGACGTCCTGGTGCCGACTCTGACCGACCAGATCGACGCCGGGCTGATCGCCCAGGCCGGACCGCGACTCAAGCTGATCGCCAATTATGGCGCGGGCGTCGATCACATCGACGTGGAAACCGCCCGGGCGCGGGGCATCATGGTGTCGAACACGCCGGGGGTGATGACCGACGACACCGCCGACATGGTGATGGGGCTGATGCTGGCGGTGATGCGCCGCATGCAGGAGGGGCTCGCCACGATGCAGGAGGGCAACTGGGCCGGCTGGGCGCCGACCGCCTTCCTCGGCACGCGACTTGGCGGCAAGCGGCTCGGCATTCTCGGCATGGGGCGGATCGGCCAGGCGGTGGCGCGGCGCGCCTCGGCCTTCGGCATGCAGATCCACTACCACAACCGCCGCCGCCTGCGAGAAGAGACCGAGGAGGCGCTCGAGGCGACCTACTGGGAGAGTCTCGACCAGATGGTGGCGCGGATGGATGTGGTCTCGGTCAACTGTCCGCACACCCCCTCGACCTTCCACCTGCTCAACGCCCGTCGGCTGCGGCTGATGAAGCCCTCGGCGGTTCTGATCAACACCTCGCGCGGCGAGGTGATCGACGAATCGGCGCTGACCCGGATGCTCAAGGCGGGCGAGCTGGGCGGTGCCGGACTCGACGTGTACCAGCACAAGATCAAGGGCAACCCCGAGTTGGTGAACATGCCGAACGTCGCGATGCTGCCGCACATGGGCTCGGCGACGCTCGAGGGGCGCATCGAGATGGGCGAGAAGGTGATCATCAACGTCAAGACCTTCGCCGACGGGCACCGCCCGCCGGATCAGGTCGTGCCGGCGATGCTCTGA